In the genome of Bacteroides mediterraneensis, the window GTTTTCATATCTTAAAATCTCCTGTGTTAAGGGTTAGAAATTCACGTTTACGCCCACCATGAAGGTACGTGTACGCGGGTAAGTGGTATTACGCCAGTCCATACCCGGTTCCAGGCCGCCCAGACTGATTTCAGGGTCTACACCTTTGTAACCGGTAATGGTGAATACGTTGTTGCAAGTGGCATACAGGCGCAGGTTGTTGACCCAGTTGCCCAGTTTGCCGAAGTTATAGCCTAAGGTCAAGGTAGACAGACGGAGGTAGGAACCGTTTTCCAGGTAGCGGTCAGACGGAGCCTGTGCACGTGAGTCGTGTGCGTTCTGTCCTTCAGCCACTTCTGCCAGCACGTTCTTACCGTTGCTTACCAGGCTCACGTTGTTGTAGTAGCAGCGGGTAGCGTTGAAGATCTTGTTTCCTGCCACGCCCTGGAAGAAGGCGGTCAGCGTCCAGTTCTTCCATGTGAAGTCGTTGTTCCATCCGTAAGTCAGTTTCGGCTGTGCTGATCCGTGAGGACGGCGGTCTTCGTCTGCCGGAGCGTCTGTAGTACCGATCAGGTTGCCGTCGGCATCGTAGTCGTTGAAGATGGAGCCTCCGTTTTCATCATAGCCGGCCCATTCGTACAGGTAGAACTGTCCGAGCGGGGCACCTTCCATGATACGCTGTACCTGTGTGCTGCTGTAACCACCAACATCCGGATTGGCACGGTCGCTGTATTCTACAGAATATGTGTCGTTTGAAAGTTTCTCTACCACGTTCTTGTTGTGAGACAGGTTAAGTGTGGTGCTCCATGTGAAGTTGTGTGTCTTCACCGGAACGGCGTTGATGGTGATTTCCACACCTTTGTTGCTGATGTCACCTACGTTGGCAGTCATCCATCCGTAAGGATAACGGTTGGTGGAAACCGCATAGTCGAAAATCAGGTCGCTGGTACGCTTGTCATAATATTCGATGGTACCGGTCAGCCGGTTGTTCAGGAAGCCGAAGTCCACACCGATGTTGAACATGCCGGTGGTTTCCCATTTCAAATCCGGGTTTGAGTTACGGGTAGCACCCAGGATACGGTATTGTGAGGAAGTACCGTTGGCATCCACGTAAGTGAACCAGCCGGTAGAGCCGTAGATAGGACGTGAATAGAAGGCATCGAATCCCAGTGAGTTACCGCTGACACCGTAGCCGACACGCAGCTTCAAGTCGTCGAACACGCTCTGGCTCTTCATGAACTCCTCTTCCGTGATACGCCATGCGGCAGATACAGAGGGGAAGGTACCCCAGCGGTTGTTGACACCGAATGCGGAAGAACCATCCCGACGTACAGTGGCCTGCAACAGGTATTTGCTGTTGAAACTGTAGTTGACACGTCCGTAGAAGGAAATCATACGCAGGGTGGACAGGTTGTTGCTGATCACATCGTTGATGGAGATGTTGTTGGCCACGCCCAGATTATGATAAGTCAGGTCATCGTTGTAGAAGTTGTACACCTTCAAGCCGAAACCGTCGCTGTTGTCGGCCTGTTCCCAGGAGTAACCCAGCATGACGCCCACCTTGTGCAGGTCGGCAAAGGTATGATTCCAGTTCAGATAGGTCTCCATCTGCTTGCGGGTGTTTTCCAGTGTGCTGCGGTCGGCCTGTCCGTTACGTGAAGCCACGCTCGGCAATTCAGTCTTGCTGCTGTTGTAGTTGCTGTAGATGTACTGCTGGTTCTGGTAAGACAGGTTCAGGTTCCAGTCCAGACCGTCGAGGATGTGGAGTGTGGCCTGTGCCGTTCCCTGCAGCAGCTTCTCTTTCGTGTCATAGCGGTCTTCGCTGATCATGCGGACCGGGTTGAAGTTCTGTGAAATCTGTGTGTTGCCGTACCAGGAACCGTCCGCGTTTCTCACGGGAACCAGCGGGCTGTAGTAGTACATGGCATCCAATACGCTCTGGCCTTGTCCGCCGGTAGGACCTGTAGAGCTGTTACGTACGCTGGCATTGACGCTGAAGGCCAGTTCCAGGCGGTCGTTCAGAGCCTTTGTCTGTACGAAAGAACGGGCGTTGAGACGGTCCATGCTGGTGCCGCGTACCACACCCTGGCGGTCCATGAAGTTGATGGAGGCGCTGTAGCTGGTCTTCTCATTACCTCCGTTGATGGATACGTTGTGGTTGTGGCTGAAACCGGTGCGGAGCACTTCGTCCTGCCAGTTGGTATTGGCCGGGTTGTTGACGTCATAATACGGAGACAGGTCGATGTTGTTCTTGCTTGCAAAGTCCAGCAGCTGGTCTGCCGACATCATGTCGAGAGTGTTCATCGTCTTGTCCCATGCCACGTAGCCGCTGTAGCTTACGCTGGTATGTCCGTCCTTCTTTCCTTTCTTGGTTGTCACGATGATTACACCGTTGGCAGCCTTCGAACCGTAGATGGCGGTGGCAGAGGCATCGCGGAGCACATCGATGCTTTCGATGTCATCCGGGGCGATGAGTGACAGGCTGGCACCGGGCACACCGTCGATTACATAGTACGGCTCCATGGCTTCACCTGCACGCAGTGAGGAAGCACCACGCAAAGAGATGGAAGCCGAACCGTTCGGGTCACTGGTGTTGGCCACTGTCAGTCCCGGAACTTTACCTTGCAGCATCTGTGCAGGGCTGGTTACGACACCCACGTTCAGGTCTTCCGCCTTGACGGAAGTGATGGAGCTGGTCACATCCTTGCGCTGCATGCTACCGTAACCGATGACTATCACTTCATCCAAGGTTTCCGTATCATCTTTAAGCGTTACATTTACCACGTTTGAATTTACTTTTATTTCTTGTGTTACAAACCCGATAAAAGAAAACACCAGTGTTTTTCCTTTCGGTACATTTACAGTATATTTTCCGTCAATGTCTGTCACCGTACCGTTGGTGGTTCCTTTTTCAAGTACATTCACCCCGATCAAAGGCTCACCAGCCGGGTCGGTTACGACTCCTCTCACCTGGTTCTGAGCAAATGCCAAGGTACTACTCAATAAAAACAACACAAAGAACAAGCCTTGTGTCAATGTTCTTTTCCTTTCTGATTGTACATTAAGCATAATACAAATTTTTAGTTAGAAATAATCTATTTTTTCGACGGCAAAGGTAAACCGACGGTATTACAAAACTATTTCCAGACGATTAAATTTGTATTTAACAAACTAGCATTCAATGACTTACATATACAACCCACCCTACCTTATTACTTTACAATGATAAGGAACGGTCAGATTCATTCGGGACTTTCCCTAATGAACCTGACACAAAATTAGATAAACGTAACGTAACAAAAGAGGAAAATAATGCAAACCAGGAGGGAAATAGTACACTTTTCGGTCTATTCCGCTTCTATTTCCTCATTTTTCAAGTTAATCCGGAAATTCACGCACGGTTCCCCGTTCAGGAATGCCTGAAACAAGACCGACAAATCCTGCACATATTCCACCGCTGGTGAAGCCGATGCAGAGGTTTGCGTGCGGTCGAACAAATAACGATAAGCAGCCAGACGTGATGACGGAATATCCCTCAAGGCAAGCCGGTCGGCATAGCGCAAGCGATAAAGGTCGAGAATCATGTCTTCCATGCGCCATTGCGTCCATTCGGCCTCCGCCGATTTATCCTCTCCGGCCACTTCCTGCAGCAAGCGGGCCCCTGTAAACTTCAAGTAAGGCTTCCAGCTTTCCGGCAAATCGCGCGGAATGAAACGCACACGTACCAAGTCACGGAACTGGTAATCGCAAAATTCATGATACGTGCGGGAAGAAAGAATTTCTTTGTTCCACACCGGCAAATGGCCTTTCAAAGAATCCGAACGATATTCAGCGCGGTACAAAGGAAACAACTGAGCGAATCCTGCCACCGAATCGAGTGTCACTGTTTCCACCCGGAACTCTTCTGGATGCTCAATGGTCAGAATTTTGTAGGCCGGCATATAGGTGGCCAGCGAAGGTATCTGTAT includes:
- a CDS encoding TonB-dependent receptor; its protein translation is MLNVQSERKRTLTQGLFFVLFLLSSTLAFAQNQVRGVVTDPAGEPLIGVNVLEKGTTNGTVTDIDGKYTVNVPKGKTLVFSFIGFVTQEIKVNSNVVNVTLKDDTETLDEVIVIGYGSMQRKDVTSSITSVKAEDLNVGVVTSPAQMLQGKVPGLTVANTSDPNGSASISLRGASSLRAGEAMEPYYVIDGVPGASLSLIAPDDIESIDVLRDASATAIYGSKAANGVIIVTTKKGKKDGHTSVSYSGYVAWDKTMNTLDMMSADQLLDFASKNNIDLSPYYDVNNPANTNWQDEVLRTGFSHNHNVSINGGNEKTSYSASINFMDRQGVVRGTSMDRLNARSFVQTKALNDRLELAFSVNASVRNSSTGPTGGQGQSVLDAMYYYSPLVPVRNADGSWYGNTQISQNFNPVRMISEDRYDTKEKLLQGTAQATLHILDGLDWNLNLSYQNQQYIYSNYNSSKTELPSVASRNGQADRSTLENTRKQMETYLNWNHTFADLHKVGVMLGYSWEQADNSDGFGLKVYNFYNDDLTYHNLGVANNISINDVISNNLSTLRMISFYGRVNYSFNSKYLLQATVRRDGSSAFGVNNRWGTFPSVSAAWRITEEEFMKSQSVFDDLKLRVGYGVSGNSLGFDAFYSRPIYGSTGWFTYVDANGTSSQYRILGATRNSNPDLKWETTGMFNIGVDFGFLNNRLTGTIEYYDKRTSDLIFDYAVSTNRYPYGWMTANVGDISNKGVEITINAVPVKTHNFTWSTTLNLSHNKNVVEKLSNDTYSVEYSDRANPDVGGYSSTQVQRIMEGAPLGQFYLYEWAGYDENGGSIFNDYDADGNLIGTTDAPADEDRRPHGSAQPKLTYGWNNDFTWKNWTLTAFFQGVAGNKIFNATRCYYNNVSLVSNGKNVLAEVAEGQNAHDSRAQAPSDRYLENGSYLRLSTLTLGYNFGKLGNWVNNLRLYATCNNVFTITGYKGVDPEISLGGLEPGMDWRNTTYPRTRTFMVGVNVNF